A stretch of Lysobacter sp. K5869 DNA encodes these proteins:
- a CDS encoding type IV secretion system protein, whose translation MKQTASSSFHTLAMAVALVVSAGVALAPAPAHAQWATEFTQGMNYAKLMQSAKTLSDQYTKLKDQLSTLQKQYDQLNPGNFNLGSITGFRDDNPEFKERGTNEGIEACEKGRSNVATQQLAICQKSVQISNLRFNAMVKMLKDVKTRDDEIQKLMKQREKLTGAQDKGKLDANTNDIARLQTQMENDIQNGKYTLDTYTAILNTLNDDMVATAKRALTNEGASQKGPFGLPAIGKVVQGVALKGALSVAGKRDL comes from the coding sequence ATGAAGCAGACCGCCTCTTCTTCGTTCCACACCCTGGCCATGGCCGTCGCCCTGGTCGTTTCCGCCGGCGTCGCGCTGGCGCCCGCTCCGGCGCACGCGCAGTGGGCGACCGAGTTCACCCAGGGCATGAACTACGCCAAGCTGATGCAGTCGGCCAAGACCCTGTCCGACCAGTACACCAAGCTCAAGGATCAGCTGAGCACGCTGCAGAAGCAGTACGACCAGCTCAATCCCGGCAACTTCAATCTGGGTTCGATCACCGGCTTCCGCGACGACAATCCGGAGTTCAAGGAGCGCGGCACCAACGAAGGCATCGAAGCCTGCGAGAAGGGCCGCAGCAACGTGGCGACCCAGCAGCTTGCGATCTGCCAGAAGTCCGTGCAGATCAGCAATCTGCGCTTCAACGCCATGGTCAAGATGCTCAAGGACGTCAAGACCCGCGACGACGAAATCCAGAAGCTGATGAAGCAGCGCGAGAAGCTGACCGGCGCGCAGGACAAGGGCAAGCTCGACGCCAACACCAACGACATCGCCCGTCTGCAGACGCAGATGGAGAACGATATCCAGAACGGCAAGTACACCCTGGATACCTATACCGCGATCCTCAACACCTTGAACGACGACATGGTCGCCACCGCCAAGCGCGCGCTGACCAACGAGGGCGCGAGCCAGAAGGGCCCGTTCGGCCTGCCGGCGATCGGCAAGGTCGTGCAGGGCGTCGCGCTGAAGGGCGCGCTGTCGGTCGCCGGCAAGCGCGACCTGTAA
- a CDS encoding type IV secretion system protein: protein MDIHTVSLGTGSLLDWLDLHVQLQNMEFFSLIKSHVDKMIMKFQGNLLKRVAQVIGAVAASIVTLWIIVQGFRIATGQSREPMMALVVNSLRSVLIVGMAVTMAGTVNVNYVALTDGLSGVVRNVVTGRTDEGPYEDMDKVLGILQAGLDLVGSVKVGEDPMVNDTKNRAMTMIGVGLGGPVIMAMIAMLLNKIAMALFIGLGPFFVLCLLFDQTKALFQRWLFYGIATMMSMGVLIVMTTISIDLVLAVGSAFWATDLLGLTNSNESMMSLALQQGGLGTILSALIVTAPPMAGAFFNGVLGSFNPYNSFQSGGESFGKAAEARARAQAAGGGYTPPQPQVSQPAPGQPGGPGQYANRPTG, encoded by the coding sequence ATGGACATCCACACCGTATCGCTGGGGACCGGCTCGCTGCTGGACTGGCTCGACTTGCACGTGCAGCTGCAGAACATGGAGTTCTTCTCGCTGATCAAAAGTCACGTCGACAAGATGATCATGAAGTTCCAGGGCAACCTGCTCAAGCGAGTGGCCCAGGTCATCGGCGCCGTAGCGGCCTCGATCGTGACCCTCTGGATCATCGTCCAGGGCTTCCGCATCGCCACCGGCCAATCGCGCGAGCCGATGATGGCGCTGGTGGTGAATTCGCTGAGGTCGGTCCTGATCGTGGGCATGGCGGTGACCATGGCCGGCACGGTCAACGTCAACTACGTGGCTCTGACCGACGGCCTGAGCGGCGTGGTGCGCAATGTCGTGACCGGCCGCACGGATGAAGGTCCGTACGAGGACATGGACAAGGTGCTCGGCATCCTGCAGGCCGGTCTGGATCTGGTCGGCTCGGTCAAGGTCGGCGAAGACCCGATGGTCAACGACACCAAGAACCGCGCGATGACCATGATCGGCGTCGGCCTCGGCGGCCCGGTCATCATGGCCATGATCGCCATGCTGTTGAACAAGATCGCTATGGCTCTGTTCATCGGACTGGGGCCATTCTTCGTCCTGTGCTTGCTGTTCGATCAAACCAAGGCCTTGTTCCAACGATGGTTGTTCTATGGCATAGCCACGATGATGTCGATGGGCGTGCTGATCGTGATGACGACGATCTCCATCGATCTCGTATTGGCGGTAGGCAGCGCGTTCTGGGCGACGGACTTGTTGGGATTAACCAACAGCAACGAAAGCATGATGAGTCTTGCGCTGCAGCAGGGCGGTTTGGGTACGATCCTGTCGGCGTTGATCGTGACCGCGCCGCCGATGGCGGGCGCGTTCTTCAACGGCGTGTTGGGTAGCTTCAATCCGTACAACTCGTTCCAAAGCGGTGGTGAGTCGTTCGGTAAAGCCGCTGAGGCGCGTGCGAGGGCTCAAGCCGCCGGTGGCGGATATACGCCGCCGCAGCCGCAGGTGTCGCAGCCGGCGCCGGGGCAACCGGGCGGTCCTGGCCAGTACGCCAACAGGCCGACGGGCTAA
- a CDS encoding DUF4189 domain-containing protein has translation MRSGNRWFYSLALVVAGLVVGGNVSAEQGCGDGYVPTTTPAGVQCMPIPGLYRETPGSDSPPPAPPIRWASRWGAIAMDNASGKTAIVGSMSSQKKAEKAAVAQCKSKGGGDCQVKISYANQCGVLAWGNNRMVTANGTSLEEASEKGLNQCRQEAGTECEIFFSDCSLPVRIQ, from the coding sequence ATGCGCAGCGGCAATCGTTGGTTCTATTCGTTGGCCTTGGTTGTCGCGGGACTCGTTGTCGGTGGCAATGTGAGCGCGGAACAAGGGTGTGGGGATGGGTACGTTCCGACCACCACGCCGGCGGGCGTCCAATGCATGCCGATTCCTGGGCTGTATCGCGAAACGCCGGGTTCCGACTCGCCGCCGCCGGCTCCGCCGATACGTTGGGCCAGCCGTTGGGGCGCGATCGCGATGGACAACGCTTCCGGGAAGACCGCTATTGTCGGAAGCATGTCCAGCCAGAAGAAGGCCGAGAAGGCCGCGGTCGCTCAATGCAAGAGCAAGGGCGGCGGCGATTGTCAGGTGAAGATTTCTTACGCCAATCAATGCGGTGTTTTGGCGTGGGGCAACAACCGGATGGTCACGGCGAATGGGACGAGTCTCGAGGAAGCGTCCGAAAAGGGGCTCAATCAGTGCAGGCAAGAGGCGGGCACCGAGTGCGAAATCTTCTTCTCGGATTGCAGCTTACCCGTGCGGATTCAGTGA